Proteins found in one Plasmodium relictum strain SGS1 genome assembly, chromosome: 13 genomic segment:
- a CDS encoding U1 small nuclear ribonucleoprotein C, putative — MTDYWISTKKHYCETCNCWISGHKVNIKNHEKSSRHIENFKRLINESFKRKEKETKDKEFIEKELRKLENVEKEYLSTLKKNDKSTQLDSSFHFNTCNSSNKNYQRWILMIHEDTGSLVFFNKLNNQITYEKPKDFYEKLPEYQTFSEQNGWFKYFDYNSNNFYYYNINNSEIIWQYSVSTINEFINFVKKYESLCKDKNLSNIIENINQNIKSNNLCNKINLNNNSYYTNYPVNFSQNNNFIFNNYNLLNLQGKMNLNDNIEKMENKKEKEKMHMIINSHKSNSNNDMNNLDNTNINNNTDNISNYGRINGNSSYNSFDKNDERISNLKNKTDDTIKKNKVEVESENYSNLNETNVINEKHKMDSKILIEEKQIKNNSDKEKKKKIIDINLSSKKANNTFSNLNDKKEYTEKIKKKNAKNTNYENGHEEKDECNKNECSEAAIPGAWQEVRKDISTISNESIEDIFYNIKSNREIEEEEIAQLQENIRYEYSTYNEFYIKKKELESEDLYLNQEFRFVKKPIYKKSIDKNINKKVEFAKRNIKITKNKKGVIK; from the coding sequence atgacAGATTATTGGATAAGCACAAAGAAACATTATTGTGAAACTTGTAATTGCTGGATATCTGGACACAaggtaaatataaaaaaccaTGAAAAAAGTTCAAGGcatatagaaaattttaaaagattaattaatgaatcatttaaaagaaaagaaaaagaaacaaaagaCAAAGAATTTattgaaaaagaattaagAAAATTAGAAAATGTAGAAAAAGAATATCTTTcgactttaaaaaaaaatgacaaATCAACTCAATTAGATAgttcttttcattttaatacATGTAACTCTAGTAATAAAAACTACCAAAGATGGATATTAATGATACATGAGGATACAGGATCTTTagtcttttttaataaacttaACAATCAAATAACTTATGAAAAGCCAAAGGACTTTTATGAGAAATTACCTGAGTATCAAACATTTTCTGAACAAAATGGTTGgtttaaatattttgattataattcgaataatttttattattataatattaataactcTGAAATTATATGGCAATATTCGGTGAGTAcaataaatgaatttattaactttgtaaaaaaatatgaaagtctttgtaaagataaaaacttaagtaacattatagaaaatataaatcaaaatattaagtcaaataatttatgtaataaaattaatttaaataacaaCAGTTATTACACAAATTATCCTGTAAATTTTAGCCAaaacaataattttatttttaacaattACAATTTATTAAACTTACAAggaaaaatgaatttaaatgataatatagaaaaaatggaaaataaaaaagaaaaggaaaaaatgcATATGATTATAAATTCCCATAAGAGCAATAGTAATAACGATATGAATAATTTAGATAACactaatattaataataacacTGATAATATTAGCAATTATGGAAGAATAAATGGCAATTCTTCATATAACTCTTTTGATAAGAATGATGAACGTATAAGTAActtgaaaaataaaacagatgatacaattaaaaagaataaagtGGAAGTGGAAAGTGAAAATTATTCTAATTTGAATGAAACAAAtgtaataaatgaaaaacataaaatggatagtaaaatattaattgaagaaaaacaaataaaaaataattcagataaggaaaagaagaaaaaaattattgatatTAATTTGTCATCCAAAAAAGCAAATAATACATTTTCAAacttaaatgataaaaaggaatatactgaaaaaattaaaaaaaaaaatgcgaaaaatacaaattacGAGAATGGACATGAAGAAAAGGATGAATGTAACAAAAATGAATGTTCTGAAGCTGCAATACCAGGTGCTTGGCAAGAAGTTCGAAAGGACATAAGTACAATTTCAAATGAAAGTATTgaagatattttttataacatcAAGTCAAATAGAGAaatagaagaagaagaaatcGCACAACTTCAGGAAAATATTCGTTATGAATATTCTACGTATAATGAAttttatatcaaaaaaaaagaattagaaaGTGaagatttatatttaaatcaaGAATTTAGGTTCGTTAAAAAGcctatatataaaaaaagtattgacaaaaatattaataaaaaagtagaGTTCGCTAAAAGAAACattaaaataacaaaaaataaaaaaggagttataaaataa
- a CDS encoding ubiquitin-40S ribosomal protein S27a, putative: MRIIINIPYDDSLCIESSNVRTIKNVKEQISELKGIPSEIQKLYKNGRQIGDEELIEIDESEFAYALDLNFGLLGGGKKKKKKVYKKPKKEKHKKKKVKLAVLKFYKVGDDGKVFRLKRQCDNCSPGTLMASHFNRDYCGRCNLTIMKK, from the exons ATGagaattataattaatattccTTATGATGATTCTTTATGTATTGAGTCATCCAACGTGAGAACTATAAAGAATGTTAAAGAACAAATTTCAGAATTAAAAG GTATCCCTTCTGAGattcaaaaattatataaaaacggACGTCAAATAGGAGATGAAGAGTTAATTGAAATAGATGAATCTGAATTt gcATACGCTTTAGATTTAAATTTCGGTTTACTTGGTGGtggaaaaaagaaaaagaaaaaggttTATAAGAAaccaaaaaaagaaaaacataaaaagaaaaaagtaaaattggCAGTTTTGAAGTTTTATAAGGTAGGGGATGATGGTAAAGTGTTTAGATTAAAAAGACAATGTGATAATTGTTCACCTGGAACATTAATGGCTTCTCATTTTAATAGAGATTACTGTGGTAGATGCAATCTTacaattatgaaaaaataa
- the SR140 gene encoding U2 snRNP-associated SURP motif-containing protein, putative: MYIQLNRNKKRKLIEEKLNEQETAKIYAEFVRSFEGNAFDKENKFVKSKILNPSTGEIISAEDENKKAKEKFPKSNNLSEERKKYDENVENKNNTTKVKEIDSFLEEIKQKQRILDERKILKEKAQLAKSEEEKIKINKKIIEIEKNETILSYEQKKEKVANLYLGNLSPEVTEEYLCQKFGKFGKVNSVKIMYPRKDEDKKKVRICGFVCFDNREDAENAKDALDGIEMFGNIVRVGWSKAIPKIVNNSRIEMNNLNNNKFNVNNNNSNKKIEILLPEDKKIKRIIDLLAKYVTEEGYAFEETIKKNEKDNPLFNFLFSTSDLFYYYKWRVFSFAQGDSYKNWRSDPFQMFTNSYIYMPPLRKNTKSNFSKKKENTRNKKNELNEKKKNKLINIINNLNKKRVSICRAMIFCTRHSDFSLDIIKTISSFLIDLKYDLLKKINLVYLLSDILYNCSNEFFLSWSFRKHIEEELPRIFYYFRKNIKKCDSKIKVKIFTDSMMNIFHMWEIWAIYNSFFMNGLKCLLSNKKINYIKDQVHDSDCDEEIDGMKIDFFDEIKKYPLNLRKYAYLYFQKDDCQINRLCEQRGLYFNENFNKKKKIKYLLIYDDFCNKINTIVTKSNYLQDDIKIPVLNQEINDSLCAEEKNDKTFEK; encoded by the exons atgtatatccAATTAAATAGAAACAAAAAGAGAAAACTTATTGAAGAGAAATTAAAT gaGCAAGAAACTGCAAAAATATATGCTGAATTCGTTCGTTCATTTGAAGGAAATGCTtttgataaagaaaataagttTGTTAAAA gtaaaattttaaatccGTCAACTGGTGAAATTATATCAGCAGAAGATGAAAATAAGAAagcaaaagaaaaatttcctaag AGTAATAATTTAAgtgaagaaagaaaaaaatatgatgaaaacgtagaaaataaaaataatacaacaAAAGTAAAGGAAATAGATAGTTTTTTAGAag aaatcaAACAAAAACAGAGAATTTTAgatgaaagaaaaattttaaaagaaaaggcTCAATTAGCTAAATCAgaggaagaaaaaattaaaattaataaaaaaataatagaaatagaaaaaaatgaaacaatATTGTCttatgaacaaaaaaaagaaaaagtcgCTAATTTATATCTAGGAAATTTATCTCCAGAA gtTACTGAAGAATATTTATGTCAGAAATTTGGTAAATTTGGAAAAGTGAATAGTGTAAAGATAATGTATCCTCGTAAAgatgaagataaaaaaaaagtcagGATATGTGGGTTCGTATGTTTTGATAATAGAGAAGATGCTGAAAATGCTAAAGATGCTTTAGATGGTATAGAAATGTTTGGAAACATTGTGAGAGTTGGGTGGAGTAAAGCAATTCCTAAAATAGTGAATAATTCTAGAATAgaaatgaataatttaaataataacaaatttaATGTGAATAATAACAACTCAAATAAGAAAATTGAAATACTCTTACcagaagataaaaaaataaaaagaataattgatttattagCTAAATACGTAACTGAAGAAGGATATGCATTTGAAgaaactataaaaaaaaatgaaaaagataatcctttatttaattttctttttagcaCATctgatttattttattattacaaatggagagttttttcttttgctcAAGGAGATAGTTATAAAAATTGGAGATCTGATCCATTTCAAATGTTTACAAAtagttatatttatatgcctcccttaagaaaaaatacaaaaagtAATTTCTCAAAAAAGAAGGAAAACAC gagaaataaaaagaatgaattaaacgaaaaaaaaaagaataagctaattaatattataaataatttgaataaaaaaag agTAAGTATTTGTCGTGCTATGATATTTTGCACAAGGCATAGTGATTTCAGTCTAGatataattaaaacaatCTCTAGCTTTTTAATTGATTTGAAATATGATTTACTAAAAAAG atAAATTTAGTTTATTTATTATCTGATATATTGTACAACTGTAGTAATGAGTTTTTTTTATCGTGGTCATTTAGAAAGCATATAGAAGAAGAATTACCtagaatattttattattttcgaaagaatataaaaaaatgtgatagtaaaataaaagtaaaaatatttactgATTCTATgatgaatatttttcatatgtGGGAAATATGGGCTATTTACAATTCCTTTTTTATGAATGGATTAAAGTGCTTgttatcaaataaaaaaattaattacatAAAAGATCAAGTACATGATTCTGATTGCGATGAGGAAATAGATGGTATGAAAATAGATTTTtttgatgaaataaaaaaatatcctCTAAATTTAAGGAAATAtgcttatttatattttcaaaaagaTGATTGTCAAATAAATCGACTATGCGAACAAAGAGGCTTGTATttcaatgaaaattttaacaaaaaaaaaaaaataaaatatttattaatatatgatGATTTCtgcaataaaattaatacaaTAGTAACAAAAAGTAACTATTTACAAGATGATATAAAAATCCCCGTTTTAAATCAAGAAATAAACGATAGTTTATGTgctgaagaaaaaaatgataaaactTTTGAAAAATAG